The following are encoded together in the Drosophila takahashii strain IR98-3 E-12201 chromosome X, DtakHiC1v2, whole genome shotgun sequence genome:
- the LOC108054402 gene encoding mucin-2 isoform X7 encodes MSEPNGNGNGHGNVNQLAGYAGKDPLATSHGDALLDQNFQSLKSKEVRDSTSPTHEMRFHSMTLSQPNTTGWDVQTSSEVSPDGRAYRTETLAKTDGVEKLNGGGLAEFKGRNEQRSSASHQGDDKNFVKQASDSSKTQLQETVVFGDETSGRTEMKMSSTSTSSSSKVVSSSSTVEYGGDEPRYLLDSQERPNPKPHHHHHHQQEQQQQREWEQDQRRQEQRIQEQLQRQEQQIRQEQLQRQEQQIRQEQLQRQEQQERFSESREQSNSTRNVQTQQHYEENKRYVDMDKASPEYQRHVQHLMEQPGEIISNTVEYPKPNVKMITTVKRLPDGTIVKNKRYETEQLTPSQSQTTHNQTRNQTHIQTHNQTHNQTHNQTHNQRRAQDVQDSQVRDVVDNVEQKHVTESQSFSSVKKSSRRFSTETTSETVEEYDDRGQPLSRVVQKAPVPSATTTPTTTHSPRQSPAKDFSTHGFPSVRPNKPTQEYASQRPGTEEVVVVRSEKSRQVKQQTSSQRTTETEVLGEDYQSPHERSPQKLREAPSPSWEQPTTTRRHPVDEDFSTHGFPSVRTTTNHPDRPDGEVLQTSKTVSRNQSANRKTNTERIIETQVEHSPSGIRSGSPRRSQPREDYASPRGPAGKPSQSRPSTTSTTKTTSTTSEPLTRRQLQKEREVDAAHRAFAASLRSSSPADSTTSVGSQHHHHQTPRSSVSSNRTFRREMREGSHDSQAPSESSRISSTTVTRHQTGGSTTSSTTKTKTTKPPVSRGPSSEPRSPTPKTAGGGAITTTTTISSTTKSSPSPAPASPTSAAPPASSAPPASKKPQPMRRPHQDEAEPQLRRSSKSPTVEPRPVQRETTFEGRRVSQPEDRELSIDELLLIEQMSGAPGLPTLSASQSLGKPSTTRAQSPEKPQPRATPRQSPEKEQPRFQTPEKAQPKVSPRQSPEKQLPRAQSPEKVPLVSQPGASPRQSPEKQIPRNQTPEKAAGLPRVSPRQSPEKQDLTSKQRRDEEEIFRSTITTTQKRTTHNLNEEFLTNERDNQNQTNYEKKPQAAGKDEPKTKPQETIESPDGGFPSKTTEAAEQPEEKEAPTYRKKGLTRRETFEDRCRQILGMEEDGDTQGTFTPKPNDDREDDSVTHTTIETIQVKIEDCPDDDDDDKPRRVTETFVVRTQPKIKVEEELLVDVTESEDVEFLVTPKEEIPKAPKKDQDTPRAPKKEQTPVLPKEETSRYPKHPKEEDSPKEKPRNPKEDAETINVNEETTIIITKQGSKSPSPERRVPKNSQSPSPSPTFGRKIPSKLESSFVTEKIIDCQGKTVVEKISQRPRTPSPTTPKKSTKPTQKLPEKVPESESEPEKESEPETKKKTAVSITKTTKTKQPLSTKEPQSKLPAAKSPRKDSLTQARKRDSLVEETQTTRTTTTQRRKPSDSNGTPSIKDRLRSSPRKQKTSPQQNRTPTPGGKPRNPEDDVDGDSTSPDASPSRLNNERRRSSNISVHTEIIIDHTAPKSPRTERRPSNTTGGVASPIRKLPVTERKESAPVPRVTRRDKTEKVTRSTSENIIKVASGSKPQPEMSSLKPGGRPSKCCTTKTINLSEQRINTATDIEGVIIDIQQAKSSREPSPDRIVPTPVPAELETGKPRYPDVVQEPDDEPRRKPQVTNIPIFEEESQTYVGCQISELRSSNGLEVEILDNPTVEAPKSLDYPVNTPDTDESLLSVHEKVSRFTHSAEKVKQPRVSAPFSREFDTNAKIPENDECLLSINQKVDKFLRTAENVIRPSSLSPRPEIERPGLEEIDEELRRDDCILSVSQKVHKFIDTAEKLAPTMPQKSPRLVANIERHISRQSEPERELDEESEPELDRDTDVEDGNQTSQVEDTEEELSHSVTRKETTIRDVKQQTEETRETRRDSKKVTQKETPTKLKEEPAKVPKYQAKLPQKVSQWEPKKQPQRDAPKQPLTKLKDEPERENRKESKGLKPKEEPKKTPQKEPRQSEEEPDFSPAEEFDEEPSPMTKTHTTAIELKRQKDILNRPSVFGQRTPERKPSTTPSPTKLNGNRGRPSPSTSLISEEKRSYRNQVSNVNKPGTRKPTPAAQSPAAPRTNSISKRMEQISQQSWVVQDVDVDVEVVGPAPPTHRKSPSPSRSPSRSPSRRTSTNLNTTTTTTTEHHPSTTTTTTTKSTSPKPTTTNPTRDEPEITLIESVTEKTITTTGRNVASRRNVFEPAEESPVDSEPTTGRRPSYMDHTKSSLEHIRRDSLEISKSHYSRKSSVEDDSPVEPRNPNAAVKFDVPRKTSKPKGKDEDSASDSELPEIEEIFDLARLEKLLETVASYEMRRRIRAQMRLIRKNMINAGTTITTTTITTSTIPGKKRDQSPETKTKEVRTITSRRRVEQVDSSKTSPQGKPPVKPRERSASPAQKRRVSPPGKQSPGERSTTKVTTTTSSTTTRNAPAPSSKPAQGGGPIWADRSKVLKGQTNGSSTTRKGSTSSTTSSSGKITRTLTSSSTTTSSSSSSTTNTRNKQREEDSITSSYGVGPTDENGLPLFGIRALKKKTTPPPAEETKQEVTGYVIEEQFYSDNKSPPRHERKELIYSSNADELAAIKQQLQDEDDSSTAPELDARVVREFKKVEQSQQSLPEDARYVRRGSVKELSEKFIRKESSSSTHSSQSVVRHEDETEEDSESNEVCSVIEAPQMRQNQSHISSSSTTRSSNTRSFLNSSADQRQVTSVDDVLERMRNADNVEEPGDTSEDREARALLNKFLGASVIMQGVESMLPPTATGQRLNSQGVKTTRITNTYSKSGNSTSSTNNNNKVSSSSSSAPVTRTTCDIEEIWDEQVLKQLLEQASTYEERRKIRARLRELMAEREAAQHKSSSTSEQRTETKSKDGGATVTTTTTKVTTRTVSGSAASKNISPLAKFKQLDKQAAAQQAQKSSPTTSTPTTPGGSAQPLFKFTDPALNARAATVKDQLLQWCQHKTQEYENVQISNFSSSWSDGLAFCALIHHFLPDAFDYTTLTKQTRRHNFELAFTVADEKAGIAPLLDVEDMVEMSRPDWKCVFVYVQSIYRRFRNCQ; translated from the exons ATGTCGGAGCccaacggaaacggaaacggacaTGGCAACGTGAACCAGCTGGCCGGTTATGCGGGCAAGGATCCGTTGGCCACCAGCCACGGGGACGCCCTGCTCGACCAGAACTTCCAGAGCCTGAAGTCGAAGGAGGTCCGTGATTCGACCAGTCCCACGCACGAGATGCGCTTCCATTCGATGACGCTGAGCCAGCCGAATACCACCGGCTGGGATGTGCAGACCTCCTCGGAGGTCAGTCCCGATGGACGGGCCTATCGCACCGAAACTCTGGCCAAAACAGATG GCGTGGAGAAGCTCAATGGTGGTGGCCTGGCCGAGTTCAAAGGTCGCAACGAGCAGCGCTCGAGTGCCTCGCATCAGGGCGATGACAAGAACTTCGTGAAGCAGGCCTCGGATAGCTCAAAGACCCAACTCCAGGAGACGGTGGTCTTCGGGGATGAGACCAGCGGTCGCACCGAGATGAAGATGAGCTCCACCTCGACCTCGTCGTCCTCGAAGGTGGTGTCCTCCTCGTCGACCGTTGAGTATGGCGGCGATGAGCCGCGCTATCTGCTGGACAGCCAGGAGAGGCCGAATCCGAAgccacatcatcatcatcatcatcagcaggagcagcagcaacaacgggAGTGGGAGCAGGATCAAAGACGTCAGGAGCAGCGCATTCAGGAGCAACTGCAGCGACAGGAGCAACAGATTCGCCAGGAGCAACTGCAGCGACAGGAGCAACAGATCCGCCAGGAGCAACTGCAGCGACAGGAGCAACAGGAGCGATTCTCGGAGAGCCGCGAGCAGAGCAACAGCACCCGGAATGTCCAGACCCAGCAGCATTACGAGGAGAACAAGCGCTATGTGGATATGGACAAGGCATCGCCCGAGTATCAACGCCATGTCCAGCATTTGATGGAGCAGCCCGGCGAGATCATCTCCAATACGGTGGAGTATCCCAAGCCGAATGTCAAGATGATCACCACGGTTAAGCGACTGCCCGATGGCACCATTGTCAAGAACAAGCGCTACGAGACGGAGCAACTTACTCCGAGTCAGAGTCAGACGACCCACAACCAGACCCGTAATCAAACCCACATTCAAACCCACAATCAGACCCACAATCAGACCCACAATCAGACCCACAATCAGCGACGAGCTCAGGATGTGCAGGATAGTCAGGTTCGCGATGTGGTGGACAATGTGGAGCAAAAGCATGTGACGGAGTCGCAGAGCTTCTCCTCGGTGAAGAAGTCCAGTCGGCGATTCTCCACGGAGACCACCTCGGAAACGGTGGAGGAGTACGACGATCGTGGTCAGCCCTTGTCCAGGGTGGTGCAAAAGGCACCGGTTCCCTCAGCCACAACCACACCGACAACCACCCACTCACCACGCCAGTCGCCGGCCAAAGACTTTAGCACCCATGGCTTTCCCTCGGTGCGTCCGAATAAGCCCACCCAGGAGTATGCCTCCCAACGGCCCGGCACCGAagaggtggtggtggtgcgttCCGAGAAGAGCCGCCAGGTGAAGCAGCAGACGAGCTCACAGCGCACCACCGAAACGGAGGTGCTGGGTGAGGATTACCAGTCACCCCACGAGAGATCCCCCCAGAAGCTGAGGGAGGCTCCATCGCCCAGTTGGGAACAACCCACAACCACCAGACGTCATCCGGTGGATGAGGATTTCAGCACCCACGGCTTTCCCTCGGTGCGCACAACCACCAACCACCCCGATCGTCCCGATGGCGAGGTGTTGCAGACCTCCAAGACGGTGAGTCGCAATCAGAGTGCCAATAGGAAAACGAACACGGAGCGGATAATTGAGACACAGGTGGAACATTCACCTTCCGGCATTCGATCTGGAAGTCCTCGACGATCTCAGCCACGCGAGGATTATGCTTCGCCTCGTGGACCAGCCGGCAAACCAAGTCAGTCCCGTCccagcaccaccagcaccaccaaGACGACCAGCACCACTTCGGAGCCCTTGACTCGCCGTCAGTTGCAAAAGGAGCGCGAGGTGGATGCCGCCCATCGGGCCTTTGCCGCCTCACTGCGCAGCAGTTCGCCGGCGGACAGCACCACCTCGGTGGGTtcgcagcaccaccaccatcagACGCCACGATCGAGTGTCTCCTCGAATCGCACCTTCAGACGGGAGATGCGAGAGGGTTCCCATGACAGCCAGGCGCCTTCGGAATCGAGCAGGATCAGCTCGACCACTGTGACCAGGCATCAGACAGGTGGCAGCACCACTAGCAGCACCACCAAGACCAAGACCACCAAGCCACCGGTGTCCAGAGGTCCCAGTAGTGAGCCCAGGTCGCCCACTCCGAAaacagcaggaggaggagcaatAACCACCACGACCACCATTAGCAGCACCACCAAGTCCAGTCCCAGTCCAGCACCAGCTTCACCCACCTCAGCCGCACCACCAGCCAGTTCCGCACCACCAG CCAGCAAGAAGCCCCAGCCAATGAGGAGGCCCCACCAGGATGAAGCGGAGCCTCAGTTGAGGCGTAGCTCCAAGTCGCCCACTGTGGAGCCACGTCCGGTGCAGCGGGAAACGACCTTTGAGGGTCGTCGCGTCTCTCAGCCGGAGGATCGAGAGCTTTCGATCGACGAGTTGCTTCTCATTGAACAGATGAGCGGTGCTCCGGGCTTGCCCACTTTGTCGGCATCTCAGAGTCTCGGCAAACCGTCAACCACTAGGGCTCAGAGTCCCGAGAAGCCGCAGCCTAGGGCTACTCCTCGGCAAAGCCCTGAAAAGGAGCAACCCCGTTTCCAGACTCCCGAGAAGGCTCAGCCCAAAGTCTCTCCCCGTCAGAGTCCCGAAAAGCAATTACCCCGAGCCCAGAGTCCCGAGAAGGTTCCTCTAGTTAGCCAACCTGGTGCTTCTCCGCGTCAAAGTCCAGAGAAGCAAATACCCCGTAACCAGACACCCGAAAAAGCTGCCGGACTACCCCGTGTTTCACCTCGGCAAAGTCCCGAAAAGCAGGATCTAACCAGCAAGCAAAGACGCGACGAGGAAGAGATATTTCGCAGCACCATTACCACAACCCAAAAACGAACTACCCACAATTTAAACGAAGAATTTCTAACGAACGAACGAGATAACCAAAATCAGACGAATTACGAAAAGAAACCCCAGGCTGCAGGTAAGGATGAGCCTAAAACAAAGCCGCAGGAGACCATTGAAAGTCCAGATGGTGGATTCCCGTCCAAAACTACTGAAGCTGCGGAGCAACCCGAAGAGAAGGAGGCACCCACCTATCGGAAGAAGGGTTTGACTCGTCGTGAGACCTTCGAGGATCGCTGTCGCCAAATTTTGGGTATGGAGGAAGATGGCGATACTCAGGGAACTTTCACCCCGAAACCGAACGACGATCGGGAAGACGATAGTGTTACCCATACCACCATAGAGACCATCCAAGTTAAGATCGAAGATTGtcccgatgatgatgacgatgataaaCCCCGTCGGGTGACGGAGACATTTGTGGTACGTACGCAGCCGAAGATTAAGGTGGAAGAGGAGCTCCTCGTGGATGTGACCGAGTCGGAGGATGTGGAGTTTCTGGTGACTCCTAAGGAAGAGATTCCCAAAGCTCCTAAAAAGGATCAAGATACTCCAAGGGCTCCAAAGAAAGAACAGACTCCTGTTCTTCCCAAGGAAGAAACTTCCAGGTATCCCAAGCATCCAAAGGAAGAAGACAGTCCCAAGGAGAAGCCCAGGAATCCTAAAGAGGATGCCGAGACTATTAATGTGAATGAAGAGACCACCATTATCATTACTAAGCAGGGTTCCAAATCTCCCTCTCCCGAACGTAGAGTTCCCAAGAACTCCCAgtctccatctccctctccCACCTTTGGTAGAAAGATTCCAAGCAAGCTGGAGTCGAGCTTTGTGACCGAAAAGATCATTGATTGCCAGGGGAAAACTGTTGTGGAGAAAATCAGTCAGAGGCCACGCACTCCAAGTCCCACCACCCCGAAAAAGAGCACAAAGCCAACACAAAAGTTGCCGGAGAAAGTACCCGAAAGTGAATCGGAGCCCGAGAAGGAATCAGAACCGGAGACGAAGAAGAAGACCGCTGTGAGCATTACGAAAACCACTAAAACGAAGCAACCACTTTCGACCAAGGAGCCGCAATCAAAGCTTCCGGCTGCAAAGAGTCCTCGCAAGGACTCGCTGACTCAAGCTCGCAAGCGGGATAGCTTGGTGGAGGAGACTCAAACCACGAGGACGACAACAACTCAGCGTCGTAAGCCCAGCGACTCAAATGGTACACCCTCCATCAAGGATCGTCTTCGTTCTTCGCCGCGCAAGCAAAAGACCTCGCCGCAGCAGAACCGAACACCCACTCCGGGTGGAAAACCCCGAAACCCCGAGGACGATGTCGATGGAGACTCTACCTCGCCAGATGCCAGTCCCTCGAGGTTGAACAACGAACGCCGTCGATCTAGCAACATTTCCGTGCACACGGAGATCATCATAGATCACACGGCTCCCAAATCCCCGAGAACTGAGAGGCGACCTTCAAATACCACCGGTGGAGTTGCCAGTCCGATTAGGAAGCTTCCGGTGACGGAGAGAAAGGAATCGGCCCCCGTGCCCCGAGTAACGCGACGCGATAAAACCGAGAAGGTCACTCGCTCCACCAGCGAGAATATCATCAAGGTAGCGAGCGGCAGCAAGCCTCAGCCGGAGATGAGTAGCCTGAAGCCGGGTGGTAGACCCAGTAAATGCTGCACCACCAAGACGATCAATCTGAGCGAGCAGCGCATTAATACGGCCACCGATATAGAGGGTGTAATCATCGACATTCAGCAGGCGAAGAGCTCCAGGGAACCATCGCCGGATAGGATTGTGCCTACCCCCGTGCCCGCTGAACTGGAAACGGGAAAGCCCCGATATCCGGATGTCGTCCAGGAGCCCGACGATGAACCGCGTCGCAAGCCACAGGTCACAAATATACCCATTTTCGAGGAGGAATCGCAGACGTATGTGGGCTGTCAGATCTCCGAGTTGCGCAGCTCCAATGGCCTTGAGGTGGAGATACTCGACAATCCCACTGTGGAGGCTCCCAAGAGCCTGGACTATCCCGTTAATACACCCGATACGGACGAGAGTCTATTGAGTGTCCACGAGAAGGTCTCGCGATTCACGCACTCGGCCGAAAAGGTGAAGCAACCCCGGGTCTCCGCACCATTTAGCAGGGAATTCGATACGAATGCCAAGATTCCCGAGAACGACGAGTGTCTGCTTAGCATTAACCAAAAGGTTGACAAGTTCCTGCGGACGGCAGAGAACGTAATTAGACCTTCTTCGCTCTCTCCGCGACCGGAAATCGAACGCCCCGGGTTGGAGGAGATCGATGAGGAGCTTCGGCGGGACGATTGCATACTGAGTGTCTCCCAGAAGGTGCACAAATTTATCGACACAGCCGAGAAATTGGCGCCCACCATGCCGCAGAAATCGCCACGCTTGGTGGCCAACATCGAGCGTCATATCTCCCGGCAAAGCGAGCCTGAGCGCGAGTTGGATGAGGAGTCGGAGCCCGAACTGGATCGCGATACGGATGTAGAGGATGGCAATCAAACTAGCCAAGTGGAGGACACCGAGGAGGAGCTAAGCCATTCGGTGACCAGGAAGGAAACCACCATAAGGGATGTTAAGCAACAAACTGAAGAAACCAGGGAGACACGAAGGGATTCCAAGAAGGTAACCCAAAAAGAAACACCAACCAAGCTCAAAGAAGAACCTGCCAAGGTGCCCAAATATCAGGCAAAGCTACCACAAAAAGTATCACAATGGGAGCCCAAGAAGCAACCTCAAAGAGATGCGCCTAAGCAACCCTTAACTAAGCTCAAAGATGAACCTGAAAGGGAAAACAGAAAGGAGTCCAAGGGGTTGAAGCCCAAAGAGGAACCCAAGAAGACACCCCAAAAAGAACCAAGACAATCTGAGGAAGAGCCGGACTTCTCCCCCGCAGAAGAATTCGATGAGGAACCTTCACCGATGACCAAGACACATACCACAGCCATCGAACTGAAGCGTCAGAAGGATATACTCAACCGACCCTCTGTCTTTGGCCAACGAACCCCAGAACGCAAGCCCAGCACTACGCCATCACCAACTAAGTTGAACGGGAATCGTGGTCGACCAAGTCCAAGTACCAGTTTGATTTCGGAAGAGAAGAGATCGTATAGAAATCAAGTGAGCAATGTGAACAAGCCGGGAACTAGGAAACCAACTCCCGCTGCCCAATCACCTGCAGCACCCAGGACAAATAGCATTTCCAAGCGCATGGAGCAAATCAGTCAGCAATCATGGGTTGTCCAAGATGTCGATGTGGACGTCGAGGTGGTGGGACCAGCACCACCTACCCACAGAAAGAGCCCATCGCCATCGCGATCTCCTTCCCGATCGCCCAGTAGACGCACCTCCACCAATTTAAACACcacaaccaccaccaccactgaGCACCACccgagcaccaccaccaccacgacCACCAAGTCAACTAGCCCCAAACCGACTACGACTAACCCAACCAGAGACGAACCCGAAATCACACTCATTGAATCCGTTACAGAAAAGACAATCACCACCACGGGACGCAATGTGGCTAGCCGCCGGAATGTTTTTGAGCCAGCTGAGGAATCTCCTGTGGATTCCGAGCCCACGACTGGACGTCGTCCCTCGTACATGGATCACACGAAGAGCTCACTGGAGCACATTCGACGCGATTCCCTCGAGATCAGCAAGAGTCACTACTCCCGAAAGTCCTCGGTGGAGGATGATTCTCCCGTAGAGCCACGCAATCCCAATGCAGCCGTCAAGTTCGATGTGCCGCGAAAGACATCCAAACCAAAGGGTAAGGATGAGGACTCCGCCTCCGATTCGGAGCTTCCTGAGATCGAGGAGATCTTCGATTTGGCGAGACTGGAGAAACTCCTGGAAACCGTGGCCAGCTACGAAATGCGTCGTCGTATACGCGCCCAAATGCGTCTCATACGCAAGAACATGATCAATGCGGGTACGACCATTACAACCACTACGATTACAACGAGCACAATTCCGGGTAAGAAGCGAGATCAGAGTCCTGAGACCAAGACCAAGGAGGTTCGCACCATCACGAGTCGCCGGCGGGTGGAACAGGTGGACAGTAGTAAGACTTCACCCCAGGGCAAGCCGCCGGTGAAGCCGAGGGAGAGAAGTGCCAGTCCCGCCCAGAAACGTCGCGTTAGTCCACCGGGCAAGCAATCGCCTGGCGAAAGGAGCACCACCAAGGttaccaccaccaccagtaGCACCACTACCCGCAATGCTCCTGCTCCGTCCAGCAAACCCGCTCAGGGAGGTGGTCCCATTTGGGCGGATCGCTCCAAGGTGCTCAAGGGTCAAACCAATGGTAGTAGTACCACCCGCAAGGGATCCACTTCCAGTACCACTTCGAGCAGTGGCAAGATTACACGCACCCTGACCAGCTCCAGCACCACCACTAGCTCCTCGAGTAGCAGCACCACCAACACAAGGAACAAGCAGCGCGAAGAGGACTCGATCACCTCCAGTTATGGTGTGGGACCCACGGACGAGAACGGACTGCCGCTCTTCGGGATTAGGGCACTCAAGAAGAAGACAACGCCACCACCGGCAGAGGAGACCAAGCAAG AAGTCACAGGCTATGTGATCGAGGAGCAGTTCTACTCGGACAACAAGTCGCCACCTCGTCACGAGCGCAAGGAGCTGATCTACTCGAGCAACGCTGACGAACTGGCTGCCATAAAGCAGCAGCTTCAGGATGAGGACGACAGCTCGACAGCTCCGGAATTGGATGCCCGCGTGGTGCGGGAGTTCAAGAAGGTGGAGCAATCCCAGCAATCGCTGCCCGAGGATGCCAGATATGTGCGTCGCGGATCGGTGAAGGAGCTCAGCGAGAAGTTCATACGCAAGGAGTCCTCCTCGTCCACCCATTCGAGTCAGTCGGTGGTGAGGCACGAGGATGAGACCGAGGAGGATAGCGAGTCCAACGAGGTCTGCAGCGTCATCGAGGCCCCGCAGATGCGTCAAAATCAGAGCCACATCAGTAGTAGTAGCACCACCAGATCCAGTAATACACGATCATTCCTCAACAGCAGTGCCGATCAGCGTCAGGTTACCAGTGTGGACGATGTACTCGAGCGTATGCGAAATGCCGATAATG TGGAGGAACCCGGCGATACCAGCGAGGATCGCGAGGCCCGTGCTCTGCTCAATAAATTCCTGGGAGCCAGTGTCATTATGCAGGGAGTGGAAAGCATGCTGCCACCCACCGCCACGGGTCAGCGTCTAAACAGTCAGGGG GTAAAGACCACGCGGATTACCAATACCTACAGCAAGTCCGGCAATAGCACATCatccaccaacaacaacaacaaggtcAGCAGCTCCAGCTCCTCAGCACCAGTTACACGTACAACTTGTGACATCGAGGAGATTTGGGACGAGCAAGTCCTCAAGCAATTG CTGGAACAGGCGTCCACCTACGAGGAGCGTCGCAAGATCCGTGCACGTCTACGCGAACTTATGGCGGAACGCGAAG